Proteins encoded in a region of the Flavobacterium sp. PMTSA4 genome:
- the proS gene encoding proline--tRNA ligase, with protein sequence MSKNLTKREEDYSKWYNELVVKADLAENSGVRGCMVIKPYGYAIWEKMQAELDKMFKETGHSNAYFPLFVPKSMFEAEEKNAEGFAKECAIVTHYRLKNDEDKPGRLMVDPNAKLEEELIVRPTSEAIIWSTYKNWIQSYRDLPLLINQWANVVRWEMRTRLFLRTAEFLWQEGHTAHATKNEALEETIQMMNVYADFAERFMAIPVIKGVKSENERFAGAEETYCIEALMQDGKALQAGTSHFLGQNFAKAFDVKFANQEGKQDYVWGTSWGVSTRLMGALVMTHSDDNGLVLPPNLAPIQVVIVPIFKTDEEFDAISEVANELVSQFRRANVSVKFDNRTTHKPGFKFAEWELKGVPIRIAVGPKDLENGTFEIARRDTLTKEVKAKEGIVNYITELLDIIQKELFEKALNYRNNHITEVNSFEEFKNVLENKTGFVSAHWDGTGETEEKIKEVTKATIRCIPLDRKFENGNCVFSGKESVGRVLFAKAY encoded by the coding sequence ATGAGCAAGAATCTAACAAAAAGAGAAGAAGATTATTCAAAATGGTATAATGAACTAGTAGTTAAAGCTGATTTAGCTGAAAATTCAGGTGTTCGTGGTTGCATGGTAATTAAACCCTATGGATACGCAATTTGGGAAAAAATGCAAGCAGAATTGGATAAAATGTTTAAAGAAACAGGTCATAGTAATGCCTATTTTCCTCTTTTTGTTCCTAAAAGCATGTTTGAAGCAGAAGAAAAGAACGCAGAAGGTTTTGCTAAAGAATGTGCTATTGTTACTCATTATAGATTAAAAAATGATGAGGATAAACCTGGAAGGCTAATGGTAGATCCAAATGCAAAATTGGAAGAAGAATTAATTGTTAGACCAACCAGTGAAGCCATTATTTGGAGTACTTATAAAAATTGGATTCAATCTTATAGAGATTTACCATTATTGATAAATCAATGGGCTAATGTTGTTCGGTGGGAAATGAGAACAAGATTGTTTTTGAGAACAGCTGAGTTTTTATGGCAAGAAGGTCATACAGCTCATGCTACAAAAAATGAAGCCCTAGAAGAAACAATTCAAATGATGAATGTTTATGCAGATTTTGCAGAACGTTTTATGGCAATTCCGGTGATAAAAGGTGTAAAGTCAGAAAATGAACGATTTGCTGGAGCAGAAGAAACATATTGTATAGAAGCTTTAATGCAAGATGGAAAAGCTTTACAAGCTGGAACATCTCATTTTTTAGGACAAAATTTTGCTAAAGCATTTGATGTTAAGTTTGCCAATCAAGAGGGGAAACAAGATTATGTTTGGGGTACATCTTGGGGAGTTTCTACCAGATTAATGGGCGCTTTAGTGATGACGCACTCTGATGATAACGGATTAGTTTTACCTCCAAATTTAGCACCAATTCAAGTAGTTATTGTTCCAATATTTAAAACAGATGAAGAGTTTGACGCAATTTCAGAAGTGGCTAATGAATTAGTATCACAATTTAGAAGAGCAAATGTTTCTGTAAAATTTGATAATAGAACAACTCATAAACCTGGTTTTAAATTTGCTGAATGGGAATTAAAAGGTGTTCCTATTCGAATTGCTGTAGGACCAAAAGATTTAGAAAATGGAACTTTTGAGATAGCTAGAAGAGATACTCTAACAAAAGAAGTTAAAGCGAAAGAAGGAATAGTAAATTATATAACAGAATTGCTTGATATTATTCAAAAAGAATTATTTGAAAAAGCACTTAATTATAGAAATAATCATATTACGGAAGTAAATTCTTTTGAAGAGTTTAAAAATGTTTTAGAAAATAAAACAGGTTTTGTTTCTGCACATTGGGATGGAACAGGTGAAACGGAAGAAAAAATTAAAGAAGTAACCAAAGCAACTATACGTTGTATTCCTTTGGATAGAAAATTTGAGAATGGAAATTGTGTTTTTTCAGGAAAGGAATCCGTTGGAAGAGTGTTGTTTGCAAAAGCGTATTAA
- the rpsT gene encoding 30S ribosomal protein S20, whose amino-acid sequence MANHKSALKRIRSNEKKRVLNRYQHKTTRNAIKALRMATDKSDAAAKLSAVISMIDKLAKKNVIHDNKAANLKSKLTKHVAKL is encoded by the coding sequence ATGGCAAATCATAAGTCAGCTTTAAAAAGAATCAGAAGTAACGAGAAGAAAAGAGTGTTAAATAGATATCAACACAAAACAACTCGTAATGCTATTAAGGCATTAAGAATGGCAACTGATAAATCAGATGCAGCTGCTAAGTTGTCTGCTGTAATTTCTATGATTGATAAATTAGCTAAGAAAAATGTTATTCATGATAACAAAGCAGCTAACTTAAAATCTAAATTAACTAAGCACGTAGCTAAACTTTAA
- a CDS encoding OmpP1/FadL family transporter — MKKIYSFLFFGLTIFSIKAQETTVDDALRLAVDNITGTARYRAMSGAFGAVGGDLSSLNQNPAGSVFFTNNFASISLSSFNVRNKSNYFGTKTIENDNTLDINQAGAVFVFEDKNPENDWQKFSLAVNFENTNNFNNTLFSAGTNPYNSIGNYFLNFAQGIPLNILTDYNFNQLYFNEQQAYLGYDTYIFESVTNSANNTDYYTNIPNGGNFYQENYINSSGYNGKLTANFATAYKNKLFLGVNLNFHIVDIQKYFTVYESNNNPEYETGSTIAEIIFENQLDTFGNGFSFNLGAIYSPVESIRLGLSYESPTWFRLTDQLTQGVATTSLNNQDNNSTPFSYQDTQEYLPYKIQTPNKWTGSLAYIFGKKGLLSADVSMKDYSTTRFKPKNQQPYISLNSNMSSNLDNAIEVRLGGEYKIKQFSIRAGYRFDESPYKVDEAFGDLTGYSGGIGYTFGENRIDLAYAHEYRNMNQTLLSSGIYDAARINKKNNTVTFTYSINF; from the coding sequence ATGAAAAAAATATATTCCTTTTTGTTTTTTGGTCTGACTATATTTTCAATAAAAGCCCAAGAAACAACTGTTGATGATGCTTTAAGATTAGCTGTTGACAATATTACCGGAACTGCAAGATACAGAGCTATGAGCGGAGCATTTGGTGCCGTTGGAGGTGATCTATCTTCATTAAATCAAAATCCTGCTGGTTCAGTATTTTTTACAAATAATTTTGCTTCAATTTCATTATCAAGTTTCAATGTTAGAAATAAATCAAATTATTTTGGCACAAAAACAATTGAAAATGATAATACTTTAGACATAAATCAAGCTGGTGCTGTTTTTGTTTTTGAGGATAAAAATCCTGAGAATGATTGGCAAAAATTCTCTCTAGCTGTAAATTTTGAAAATACTAATAATTTCAATAACACTCTTTTTTCTGCTGGAACAAATCCTTATAATTCTATTGGAAATTATTTTTTGAATTTTGCTCAAGGAATTCCACTAAACATATTGACTGATTATAATTTCAACCAATTATACTTCAACGAACAGCAAGCATATCTTGGTTATGATACTTATATTTTTGAATCAGTAACAAATAGTGCAAACAACACTGATTATTACACAAATATTCCAAATGGAGGAAATTTTTATCAAGAGAATTATATAAATTCTAGTGGATATAACGGAAAGTTAACCGCTAATTTTGCTACAGCTTATAAAAACAAATTATTTTTGGGAGTTAATCTAAACTTCCATATTGTAGACATACAAAAATACTTTACTGTTTACGAAAGCAATAATAATCCTGAATATGAAACTGGTTCAACAATTGCAGAAATTATTTTCGAAAATCAACTTGATACTTTTGGTAATGGATTTTCTTTTAATTTAGGCGCAATTTATAGTCCAGTTGAAAGTATAAGATTAGGTCTTTCATATGAATCACCAACATGGTTCCGATTAACTGACCAATTAACACAAGGTGTTGCAACTACAAGTCTTAATAATCAAGATAATAATTCAACACCATTTTCATATCAAGACACACAAGAATATTTACCTTATAAAATTCAAACACCTAATAAATGGACTGGAAGTTTAGCCTATATTTTTGGAAAAAAAGGTCTTTTAAGTGCTGATGTCTCAATGAAAGATTATTCAACTACTAGATTTAAGCCAAAAAATCAACAACCTTATATTAGCCTAAACTCTAACATGAGTTCAAACTTAGATAATGCAATTGAAGTTAGGCTTGGTGGTGAATATAAAATCAAACAATTTTCTATTCGTGCAGGATATCGTTTTGATGAAAGCCCATATAAAGTTGATGAAGCCTTTGGAGATTTAACAGGATATTCAGGTGGTATTGGTTATACTTTTGGTGAAAATAGAATTGATTTGGCTTATGCTCACGAATACAGAAACATGAATCAAACACTTTTATCTTCAGGAATATATGATGCAGCAAGAATAAACAAAAAAAATAATACGGTTACATTTACCTATTCCATTAATTTTTAA
- the rimO gene encoding 30S ribosomal protein S12 methylthiotransferase RimO — translation MRTKSLKKNKINVITLGCSKNTYDSEVLMGQLKASGKDVVHEQEGNIVVINTCGFIDNAKAESVNTILEYADKKEKGIVDKVFVTGCLSERYRPDLEKEIPNVDQYFGTTELPLLLKALGADYKHELLGERITTTPKNYAYLKIAEGCDRPCSFCAIPLMRGKHVSQPIEKLVKEAEGLAKNGVKELILIAQDLTYYGLDLYKKRNLAELLENLVKVEGIEWIRLHYAFPTGFPMDVLELMKREPKICNYIDIPLQHISDNILKSMRRGTTYAKTTQLLKDFRAAVPEMAIRTTLIVGYPGETEEDFEILKNWVQEMKFERLGCFAYSHEENTHAYLLEDDVPEEVKQARAMEIMDIQSQISWDLNQEKIGQTFRCIIDRKEGQYFVGRTEFDSPDVDNEVLIDASKFYLKTGDFTNIKITDATEFDLYGEPENN, via the coding sequence ATGAGAACAAAATCTTTAAAGAAAAATAAAATAAATGTCATAACTCTTGGTTGTTCAAAAAACACTTATGATAGCGAAGTGTTGATGGGACAATTAAAAGCTAGCGGAAAAGATGTAGTTCATGAGCAAGAAGGAAATATAGTTGTAATTAATACTTGTGGATTTATTGATAATGCAAAAGCGGAGTCAGTAAATACAATTCTTGAATATGCAGATAAAAAAGAAAAAGGAATTGTTGATAAAGTATTTGTTACTGGCTGTTTATCTGAAAGATACAGACCAGATTTAGAGAAAGAAATTCCAAATGTTGACCAATATTTCGGAACTACCGAATTACCTTTATTATTAAAAGCACTTGGTGCAGATTATAAGCATGAATTACTTGGAGAACGAATTACAACAACTCCTAAAAATTATGCATACTTAAAGATTGCCGAAGGTTGCGACAGACCTTGTAGTTTTTGCGCAATTCCTTTAATGAGAGGAAAACATGTTTCTCAACCAATAGAAAAATTAGTAAAAGAAGCGGAAGGTTTAGCCAAAAACGGAGTAAAAGAATTAATTCTTATAGCTCAAGATTTAACTTATTACGGTTTAGATTTATACAAAAAAAGAAATTTAGCTGAATTACTTGAAAACTTAGTAAAAGTGGAAGGAATTGAGTGGATTCGTTTGCATTATGCATTTCCTACTGGATTCCCAATGGATGTTTTGGAATTAATGAAAAGAGAACCAAAAATTTGTAATTACATAGACATTCCTTTACAGCATATTTCAGATAATATTCTAAAGTCAATGCGCAGAGGAACAACTTATGCTAAAACTACTCAACTTTTAAAAGATTTCCGTGCTGCAGTACCTGAAATGGCAATTAGAACAACATTAATTGTTGGTTATCCGGGTGAAACAGAAGAAGATTTTGAAATTTTGAAAAATTGGGTACAAGAAATGAAATTCGAAAGATTGGGTTGTTTTGCCTATTCTCATGAAGAAAATACACACGCCTATTTATTGGAAGACGATGTTCCTGAAGAAGTAAAACAAGCTCGTGCTATGGAAATTATGGATATCCAATCGCAAATTTCTTGGGATTTAAATCAAGAAAAAATAGGACAAACTTTTAGATGTATTATCGATAGAAAAGAAGGTCAATATTTTGTGGGAAGAACCGAATTTGACAGTCCAGATGTTGATAACGAAGTGTTGATCGATGCTTCAAAATTTTATTTAAAAACTGGTGATTTTACTAATATTAAAATTACTGACGCTACAGAATTTGACTTATATGGCGAACCTGAAAATAACTAA
- a CDS encoding B12-binding domain-containing radical SAM protein, whose translation MKDILLITPPFTQLNTPYPATAYLKGFLNTKSIDSFQMDLGIEVILELFSRNGLENLFKTSNFRFDSSSENSQRIFSLHEDYINTIDASIAFLQGKTPSLARQICSRNFLPEASRFDQLDDMEWAFGSMGMQDKAKHFTTLYIEDLSDFIVENVDENFGFSRYAERLGRSANSFDELYAKLTAKPTFIDHITLKILKNRVEDIQPKLVLISVPFPGNLYSAFRSAKWIKENYPEIKIAMGGGFPNTELRDLKDERVFDFFDFITLDDGELPVELLFENVNNLSLNEFKRTFLLEDNLVIYKNNSQRKDYKQSEVGTPDYSDLLLDKYISVIEIANPMHSLWSDGRWNKLTMAHGCYWGKCTFCDISLDYIKLYEPIAAKILVDRMEELIFQTGENGFHFVDEAAPPALMREVALEILRRKLIVTWWTNIRFEKSFTRDLCILLKESGCIAVSGGLEVASDRLLELIKKGVTVEQVAQVTRNFTESGIMVHAYLMYGYPTQTVQETIDSLEMVRQMFEVGVLQSGFWHQFAMTAHSPVGMFPEEFGVIPQVNEITFAHNDIDFKDKTGINHDKFSFGLKKSLFNYMHGICFEYDLQDWFDFKIPRTKIEADFIVSCLEKEDSLAVKPTAKILWIGGKPILEHFIKSKKGNSWEMAKMIFHDKTEVIEIVLEKDRAFWLMNTLEKISINNSSMLTFSQLKQDFEQDFDDFELFWFSKPIQKLSEKNLLVF comes from the coding sequence ATGAAAGACATTCTACTCATAACGCCACCTTTTACACAACTTAATACGCCATATCCAGCAACGGCTTATTTAAAAGGTTTTCTAAATACTAAATCTATTGATTCATTTCAAATGGATTTAGGAATTGAGGTTATATTAGAATTATTTTCGAGAAATGGATTAGAAAATTTATTTAAAACCTCAAATTTTAGGTTCGATTCAAGCTCTGAAAACTCCCAAAGAATTTTTTCTTTGCATGAAGATTATATCAATACAATTGATGCTTCCATTGCATTTCTTCAAGGAAAAACACCATCATTGGCAAGACAAATTTGCAGCAGAAATTTTCTTCCTGAAGCTTCAAGATTTGACCAATTAGACGATATGGAATGGGCATTTGGCTCTATGGGAATGCAAGACAAAGCCAAACATTTTACAACGTTGTATATTGAAGATTTATCCGATTTTATAGTTGAAAATGTTGATGAAAATTTTGGATTTAGTCGTTATGCGGAGCGTTTAGGTAGAAGCGCCAATTCTTTTGATGAATTGTATGCTAAACTTACTGCCAAACCTACTTTCATAGACCATATTACTTTAAAGATATTAAAGAATAGGGTAGAAGATATCCAACCTAAATTAGTGTTGATTTCAGTTCCTTTTCCAGGTAATTTATACAGTGCTTTTCGCAGCGCAAAATGGATTAAAGAAAATTATCCTGAGATAAAAATTGCAATGGGCGGAGGTTTTCCAAATACCGAATTAAGAGATTTGAAAGATGAAAGAGTTTTCGATTTTTTTGATTTCATTACATTAGATGATGGCGAACTTCCTGTAGAGTTATTATTTGAAAATGTTAATAATTTAAGTTTAAATGAATTTAAAAGAACATTTTTGTTGGAAGACAACCTAGTAATTTATAAAAATAATTCTCAAAGAAAAGACTATAAACAAAGCGAAGTTGGAACGCCTGATTATTCAGATTTGTTATTGGATAAATATATTTCAGTAATTGAAATTGCAAATCCAATGCACAGTCTTTGGAGTGATGGACGATGGAACAAACTCACCATGGCGCATGGATGTTATTGGGGAAAATGTACGTTTTGTGATATTTCGTTAGATTATATAAAATTATATGAACCGATTGCTGCCAAAATTTTGGTGGATAGAATGGAAGAATTAATTTTTCAAACTGGAGAAAATGGATTTCATTTTGTGGACGAAGCTGCGCCACCAGCTTTAATGCGAGAAGTTGCATTAGAAATTTTGCGTCGAAAATTAATAGTTACTTGGTGGACAAATATTCGTTTTGAAAAAAGTTTCACTCGCGATTTATGTATTTTACTAAAAGAATCCGGTTGTATAGCCGTTTCTGGCGGATTGGAAGTTGCTTCGGATAGATTATTAGAATTAATAAAAAAAGGAGTAACCGTTGAACAAGTTGCACAAGTTACAAGAAACTTTACCGAAAGCGGCATCATGGTTCATGCTTACTTGATGTATGGTTATCCGACGCAAACCGTTCAGGAAACTATAGATAGTTTAGAAATGGTGCGACAGATGTTTGAAGTTGGTGTTTTGCAAAGTGGTTTTTGGCATCAATTTGCAATGACAGCTCATAGTCCAGTTGGTATGTTTCCAGAAGAATTTGGAGTTATTCCACAAGTCAATGAAATAACTTTTGCTCACAATGACATTGATTTCAAAGATAAAACAGGTATAAATCACGATAAGTTTTCTTTTGGATTAAAGAAATCACTCTTTAATTATATGCATGGAATTTGTTTTGAATATGATTTACAAGATTGGTTTGATTTTAAAATTCCAAGAACGAAAATAGAAGCTGATTTCATTGTTTCGTGTCTTGAAAAAGAAGATAGTTTGGCTGTTAAACCTACTGCAAAGATTTTATGGATTGGAGGAAAACCAATTTTAGAGCATTTTATTAAATCCAAAAAAGGAAATTCTTGGGAAATGGCCAAAATGATTTTTCACGATAAGACGGAAGTAATTGAAATTGTTTTGGAAAAAGATAGAGCGTTTTGGTTGATGAACACTCTAGAAAAAATCTCTATCAACAATTCTTCTATGCTGACTTTTTCACAATTGAAACAAGATTTCGAACAAGATTTTGACGATTTTGAATTGTTTTGGTTTTCAAAACCGATTCAAAAATTAAGTGAAAAGAATTTATTGGTTTTCTAA